Proteins co-encoded in one Nonomuraea helvata genomic window:
- a CDS encoding lysylphosphatidylglycerol synthase transmembrane domain-containing protein, with amino-acid sequence MTTVEDTVKETVKEAAPRRSLVRRLIRYGFLAVALGFGAYAVAKQWDAVVAGFARLSWAALAGSLVAVVAALLGAMLTWRTLLADLGSPLPLRPAAKVFFVGQLGKYIPGAVWPVIAQMEMGRDLGVPRSRSAAAFFLMMPIQLATGLLVTLVTLGWDRYGWLLLFIPLLLVLLEPKVINAVIGYALRRLKREPLERPLTRRGMLTALGWALAGWLCYGVHLYFVVPQAGLLFAVGAFALSWCLGILTFVVPAGAGVREVAMVAVLAPQLDGGAAIAVALSSRIVIVIGDLICAGLAGIAARRDSV; translated from the coding sequence GTGACCACGGTGGAAGACACGGTGAAGGAGACGGTGAAAGAGGCCGCGCCGCGGCGGTCGCTCGTGCGCAGACTGATCCGGTACGGCTTCCTCGCCGTCGCGCTCGGATTCGGCGCCTACGCCGTGGCCAAGCAGTGGGACGCCGTGGTGGCCGGGTTCGCCCGGCTGTCGTGGGCCGCGCTGGCCGGCTCGCTGGTCGCGGTGGTCGCCGCGCTGCTCGGGGCCATGCTCACCTGGCGCACCCTCCTGGCCGACCTCGGCTCCCCGCTCCCGCTGAGGCCGGCCGCCAAGGTCTTCTTCGTGGGCCAGCTCGGGAAATACATCCCCGGCGCCGTCTGGCCGGTGATCGCCCAGATGGAGATGGGCCGCGACCTCGGCGTGCCGCGCTCGCGCAGCGCGGCGGCGTTCTTCCTGATGATGCCCATCCAACTCGCCACCGGCCTGCTCGTCACGCTGGTCACGCTCGGCTGGGACAGGTACGGCTGGCTGCTGCTGTTCATCCCGCTGCTCCTGGTCCTGCTCGAGCCCAAGGTCATCAACGCCGTGATCGGGTACGCCCTGCGCAGGCTCAAGCGGGAGCCGCTCGAACGCCCGCTCACCCGGCGCGGCATGCTCACCGCGCTCGGGTGGGCGCTGGCCGGCTGGCTCTGCTACGGCGTGCACCTCTACTTCGTCGTCCCCCAGGCCGGCCTGCTCTTCGCGGTCGGCGCCTTCGCGCTGTCGTGGTGCCTGGGCATCCTGACCTTCGTCGTCCCGGCGGGCGCGGGTGTGCGGGAGGTCGCGATGGTCGCGGTGCTGGCGCCCCAATTGGACGGCGGTGCCGCGATTGCGGTGGCGCTTTCGTCCCGCATTGTCATCGTCATAGGGGACCTGATCTGCGCGGGTCTGGCGGGAATCGCGGCGCGTCGCGACTCGGTGTGA
- a CDS encoding class I SAM-dependent methyltransferase, whose product MGTQRVAQLEYSEFQSAMLDEGKRRRKAAKIIAVLEHFRGPLGGLTVGDVGCSAGFIADELAQAGAKHTLGIDIDVPGLRKAADRFGERVAFVCGDGTALPFPDGSIDVLVFNHIYEHVVDPDAVVAEMHRVLSDDGVLYLGLGNRLGVMEPHYKLPFLSYLPPTLADRYVRAFGRADHYYERFRTRRGLRKMLRAFHVWDYTFPVLATPGRFAGGELFPGALGRIAQTLLARTPREVLRLLLPLVPTYLWVATKTPRRPAGAALPQPPERVRPL is encoded by the coding sequence GTGGGTACGCAACGAGTCGCGCAGCTCGAATACTCGGAGTTCCAGTCCGCCATGCTCGACGAGGGCAAGCGGCGGCGGAAGGCCGCGAAGATCATCGCGGTGCTCGAGCACTTCCGCGGGCCGCTCGGCGGCCTGACGGTGGGCGACGTGGGCTGCTCCGCGGGGTTCATCGCCGACGAGCTCGCGCAGGCCGGGGCGAAGCACACGCTGGGCATCGACATCGACGTCCCCGGGCTGCGCAAGGCCGCCGACCGGTTCGGCGAACGGGTGGCGTTCGTCTGCGGCGACGGCACGGCGCTGCCGTTCCCCGACGGCTCGATCGACGTGCTGGTGTTCAACCACATCTACGAGCACGTGGTCGACCCCGACGCGGTGGTGGCCGAGATGCACCGCGTGCTGTCCGACGACGGGGTGCTCTACCTGGGGCTCGGCAACCGGCTCGGCGTCATGGAGCCCCACTACAAGCTGCCGTTCCTGTCCTACCTGCCGCCCACGCTCGCCGACCGCTACGTGCGGGCGTTCGGGCGGGCCGACCACTACTACGAGCGGTTCAGGACGCGGCGCGGTCTGCGCAAGATGCTGAGAGCCTTCCACGTGTGGGACTACACCTTCCCCGTCCTGGCCACGCCCGGCCGGTTCGCGGGGGGCGAGCTGTTCCCCGGCGCTCTGGGGCGGATCGCGCAGACCCTGCTGGCCCGCACCCCTCGCGAGGTGCTCCGGCTGCTGCTGCCGCTCGTGCCGACGTACCTGTGGGTGGCCACCAAGACCCCGCGGCGGCCGGCGGGCGCCGCGCTGCCGCAGCCGCCCGAGCGGGTCCGCCCGCTGTGA
- a CDS encoding lysylphosphatidylglycerol synthase transmembrane domain-containing protein — protein MLRRLLRVVLALVALGFLGYGLAKNWDATTGAVAAMSPWAVLGAFAAVLLGQFLMLVAWREILAGLGTRVPLRIAGRIMFVGQLGKYIPGGVWAYAAMMDLGRDHGSPPRRTFATISLGLVINLGVALMIAAATLGSQEAVRKAWYLVLLVPVIIVCLHPKVLTWGLNLALRIARKEPLESVLPGRTVIVAVAWTGLGWLVYGVHIWLLSGRPDLYIVSTGAYAFAWATGILTVVVPAGVGVREGALVLALGPVIGAPAALAVAIVSRLAFTLADATAAGVSFVLGRQTPSSAPVYADQNGSGSTALTPERNLSGSPEA, from the coding sequence ATGCTCCGTCGCCTGCTGCGCGTCGTCCTCGCGCTGGTCGCACTCGGTTTCCTGGGGTACGGGCTGGCGAAGAACTGGGACGCGACCACCGGCGCCGTCGCCGCGATGTCGCCGTGGGCGGTGCTGGGGGCGTTCGCCGCGGTGCTGCTCGGCCAGTTCCTCATGCTGGTGGCCTGGCGGGAGATCCTGGCGGGGCTCGGCACGCGGGTCCCGCTGCGGATCGCCGGGCGGATCATGTTCGTGGGCCAGCTCGGGAAGTACATCCCCGGCGGGGTCTGGGCGTACGCGGCGATGATGGACCTCGGGCGCGACCACGGCAGCCCGCCCAGGCGCACGTTCGCGACGATCTCGCTGGGGCTCGTGATCAACCTCGGGGTCGCGCTCATGATTGCCGCGGCCACCCTGGGCTCCCAGGAGGCGGTCCGCAAGGCCTGGTATCTCGTGCTGCTGGTGCCGGTGATCATCGTCTGCCTGCATCCCAAGGTGCTGACCTGGGGTCTCAACCTGGCGCTGCGCATCGCCCGCAAGGAGCCGCTGGAGAGCGTGCTGCCCGGCCGAACCGTGATCGTCGCGGTCGCGTGGACCGGGCTCGGGTGGCTGGTGTACGGGGTGCACATCTGGCTGCTCTCCGGCCGCCCCGACCTCTACATCGTCTCGACCGGCGCGTACGCGTTCGCCTGGGCCACCGGCATCCTCACCGTCGTGGTCCCGGCCGGGGTCGGGGTCAGGGAGGGCGCGCTGGTGCTCGCACTCGGCCCCGTCATCGGCGCCCCGGCGGCGCTGGCGGTGGCGATCGTGTCGCGGCTGGCGTTCACGCTGGCCGACGCGACCGCCGCGGGCGTCTCGTTCGTGCTCGGCCGTCAGACGCCGAGCAGCGCCCCCGTGTACGCCGACCAGAACGGCTCGGGATCGACCGCCTTGACGCCCGAACGCAATCTCTCCGGCTCCCCCGAGGCGTAG
- a CDS encoding glycosyltransferase family 4 protein, whose protein sequence is MRIAIVGPSYPYKGGGAQHTTELAHRLAAQGHDVVIESWRAQYPSFLYPGQQTISAPEGTPFPDTVRRLDWRRPDGWVAAGRRLRSADLVVLAVLSPVQVPAYLGILYGIGRKVRTIALCHNVLPHERKPYDEPLMKALLKRVDGVLTHSEQQAGLARGLTGKPVGVAALPPHLPSTNAEKSTQIHRRLLFFGIVRPYKGLDLLLKALPDGISLMVAGEFWGGLDETKALIAELGIGDRVELRPGYVAAADVPKLFAQADALVLPYRNATASQNVWLGHEHGVPVIATRVGALADHVTDGVDGLLVEPGDVGALRAAIERFYASGEPERLRSGVKAVDPEPFWSAYTGALLGV, encoded by the coding sequence GTGCGGATCGCGATCGTCGGCCCGAGCTACCCGTACAAGGGGGGCGGGGCCCAGCACACCACCGAGCTGGCGCACCGGCTCGCGGCCCAGGGGCATGACGTGGTGATCGAGTCGTGGCGGGCGCAGTATCCGTCGTTCCTCTATCCGGGGCAGCAGACGATCTCCGCACCCGAGGGCACGCCCTTCCCGGACACCGTGCGCAGGCTCGACTGGCGGCGGCCCGACGGGTGGGTAGCGGCCGGGAGGCGGCTGCGGTCGGCGGATCTCGTGGTGCTGGCTGTGCTGAGCCCGGTACAGGTCCCCGCATATTTGGGGATTTTGTACGGGATAGGGCGAAAAGTCAGGACCATTGCCCTCTGTCACAATGTGCTGCCCCACGAGCGCAAGCCGTACGACGAGCCGCTCATGAAAGCGCTGCTCAAGCGGGTCGACGGGGTGCTCACCCACTCCGAGCAGCAGGCCGGGCTGGCCAGAGGGCTGACGGGCAAGCCGGTCGGTGTGGCGGCGCTGCCACCGCACCTGCCCTCGACGAATGCCGAAAAATCCACCCAGATCCATCGCCGGCTGCTCTTCTTCGGCATCGTGCGGCCGTACAAGGGGCTGGATCTGCTCCTCAAGGCGCTGCCCGACGGGATCTCGCTGATGGTCGCCGGTGAGTTCTGGGGCGGGCTCGACGAGACCAAGGCGCTGATCGCCGAGCTGGGCATCGGCGACCGGGTCGAGCTCCGCCCCGGCTACGTGGCCGCCGCTGACGTGCCGAAGCTGTTCGCCCAGGCGGACGCGCTGGTGCTCCCGTACCGGAACGCGACCGCCAGCCAGAACGTCTGGCTGGGCCACGAGCACGGCGTGCCGGTGATCGCCACGCGCGTCGGGGCGCTCGCCGACCACGTCACCGACGGGGTGGACGGGCTGCTGGTCGAGCCGGGCGACGTCGGGGCGCTCCGCGCGGCGATCGAGCGGTTCTACGCCTCGGGGGAGCCGGAGAGATTGCGTTCGGGCGTCAAGGCGGTCGATCCCGAGCCGTTCTGGTCGGCGTACACGGGGGCGCTGCTCGGCGTCTGA